Proteins encoded by one window of Streptomyces sp. NBC_01477:
- a CDS encoding carbon-nitrogen family hydrolase, whose translation MRATLVQIEVDPAESAGDRRSRAAALVRAQAGADLVVLPELWTVGAFASDDFAAGAEKAGGGPTAEAMSAAARDAGVWLHAGSVVERDPWPDGPLYNTSLLFAPDGTLHATYRKIHRFGFDRGEAVVMAAGDRIVAARLPQAVLGLATCYDLRFPEQFRLLVDAGAEVVVLPAGWPAARLAHWRILVQARAVENQAYVLACGTAGTHAGVEQAGHSMVVDPWGAVLAEAGPGEEVIGCDLDPSRVAATRKDFPVLRDRVLGTPRPPGAATPS comes from the coding sequence GTGCGCGCAACGCTTGTCCAGATCGAGGTCGACCCGGCGGAGAGCGCCGGCGACCGGCGGAGCCGTGCGGCGGCCCTCGTCCGCGCCCAGGCGGGGGCGGATCTTGTCGTGCTGCCCGAATTGTGGACCGTCGGCGCCTTCGCCTCCGACGACTTCGCGGCCGGGGCCGAAAAGGCCGGCGGCGGACCCACCGCGGAGGCGATGAGCGCCGCCGCGCGGGACGCCGGGGTGTGGCTGCACGCCGGGTCGGTCGTCGAACGCGACCCGTGGCCCGACGGCCCGCTCTACAACACCTCGCTGCTCTTCGCGCCCGACGGCACCCTGCACGCCACGTACCGCAAGATCCACCGCTTCGGCTTCGACCGCGGTGAGGCCGTGGTCATGGCGGCCGGCGACCGGATCGTCGCGGCCCGGCTGCCGCAGGCCGTGCTCGGCCTCGCGACCTGCTACGACCTGCGCTTTCCCGAGCAGTTCCGGCTGCTGGTGGACGCCGGAGCCGAAGTGGTCGTCCTCCCGGCCGGGTGGCCCGCCGCGCGGCTGGCGCACTGGCGGATCCTGGTGCAGGCCCGCGCCGTCGAGAACCAGGCGTACGTCCTGGCCTGCGGTACGGCCGGGACGCACGCCGGCGTCGAGCAGGCCGGGCACAGCATGGTCGTCGACCCGTGGGGGGCCGTCCTCGCCGAGGCGGGCCCCGGCGAGGAGGTCATCGGCTGCGACCTCGACCCCTCCCGGGTCGCCGCGACCCGCAAGGACTTCCCGGTCCTGCGCGACCGCGTCCTGGGGACGCCCCGGCCCCCGGGGGCGGCTACTCCTTCGTGA
- a CDS encoding roadblock/LC7 domain-containing protein — protein sequence MTTTDRSLDWLLENLLAKTPGARHALVLSRDGLKLCLSSGLTADRADQLAAIASGIQSLAHGASVEFGDGSGGVRQSMTEFHGGILFIVEAGEGAHLAVVGDDEADPGIVGHTMNELVEQIGAYLRADPRGTDPRGAAGRPDLPAARLPGGRQPA from the coding sequence ATGACCACGACCGACCGCAGCCTGGACTGGCTGCTGGAGAATCTGCTGGCGAAGACCCCGGGCGCCCGGCACGCGCTGGTGCTGTCCAGGGACGGGCTCAAGCTGTGCCTGTCGTCGGGCCTGACCGCCGACCGGGCCGACCAGCTCGCCGCCATCGCGTCCGGCATCCAGAGCCTGGCGCACGGCGCCTCGGTGGAGTTCGGCGACGGCAGCGGCGGGGTCCGGCAGTCGATGACCGAATTCCACGGCGGCATCCTCTTCATCGTGGAGGCGGGCGAGGGCGCGCACCTGGCGGTGGTCGGCGACGACGAGGCCGACCCCGGCATCGTCGGGCACACCATGAACGAGCTGGTCGAGCAGATCGGCGCCTATCTGCGGGCCGATCCGCGCGGCACCGACCCGCGCGGGGCCGCCGGCCGGCCGGACCTGCCGGCCGCACGGCTGCCCGGCGGGAGGCAGCCGGCATGA
- a CDS encoding cytochrome P450: MHSLDFESDPADLYRRLRRAHGPVAPVLLDDDIPAWLVLGYRELHYVTANPEIFARDSRRWHAWDRIPPDWPLLPYVMHTPSVLFTEGAEHRRRSGAITDVLGAVDQYELRIAAEAVGDRLIDGFAGTGHAELMTDYAGQVPLRVVAGLFGLDEDETGSLEADMVASLDDGAGAVDAYQRIHATMAMLLARGRETPGPDVPTRMLLHPAGLADEEIIQDMISIMAAGQQPTSNWIGNTLRLMLTDDRFAVTLSGGRRNVGQALNEVLWADTPTQNFVGRWAARDTVLAGRRIAKGDCVVLGLAAANTDPQVRPDFTAGSTGNQAHLSFSHGEHRCPAPAPEMAEVISRAAVEVLLDRLPDLALSVPAERLVWRPSVWMRGPAQLPVRFTAM; encoded by the coding sequence ATGCACTCGTTGGACTTCGAGTCCGACCCGGCCGACCTCTACCGGCGGCTGCGCCGCGCGCACGGCCCGGTGGCGCCGGTGCTGCTGGACGACGACATCCCGGCCTGGCTGGTGCTGGGCTACCGTGAGTTGCACTACGTCACCGCCAACCCGGAGATCTTCGCCCGCGATTCGCGCCGCTGGCACGCCTGGGACCGCATCCCGCCGGACTGGCCACTGCTGCCGTACGTCATGCACACCCCCTCGGTGCTCTTCACCGAGGGCGCCGAGCACCGGCGCCGCTCCGGGGCGATCACCGACGTGCTGGGCGCGGTCGACCAGTACGAGCTGCGGATTGCCGCGGAGGCGGTCGGCGACCGGCTGATCGACGGCTTCGCGGGCACCGGGCACGCCGAGCTGATGACCGACTACGCCGGGCAGGTGCCGCTGCGGGTGGTGGCCGGGCTGTTCGGCCTGGACGAGGACGAGACCGGCTCCCTTGAGGCGGACATGGTCGCCTCGCTGGACGACGGCGCCGGGGCGGTGGACGCCTACCAGCGCATCCACGCCACGATGGCGATGCTGCTGGCCCGCGGCCGGGAGACCCCGGGACCCGATGTGCCGACCAGGATGCTGCTGCACCCGGCGGGGCTCGCGGACGAGGAGATCATCCAGGACATGATCTCCATCATGGCGGCGGGCCAGCAGCCGACGTCCAACTGGATCGGCAACACCCTGCGGCTGATGCTCACCGACGACCGTTTCGCGGTGACGCTCTCGGGCGGCCGGCGCAATGTCGGCCAGGCGCTCAACGAGGTGCTGTGGGCGGACACCCCGACGCAGAATTTCGTCGGCCGGTGGGCGGCGCGGGACACCGTGCTGGCCGGCCGCAGGATCGCCAAGGGCGACTGCGTGGTGCTGGGCCTGGCCGCCGCCAACACCGACCCGCAGGTGCGCCCGGACTTCACCGCGGGCTCGACCGGCAACCAGGCGCATCTGTCGTTCAGCCACGGCGAGCACCGCTGCCCGGCCCCGGCCCCCGAGATGGCCGAGGTGATCTCCCGGGCGGCGGTGGAGGTGCTGCTCGACCGGCTGCCCGACCTGGCGCTGTCGGTGCCGGCCGAGCGGCTGGTGTGGCGCCCCTCGGTGTGGATGCGGGGTCCCGCGCAGCTGCCCGTGCGGTTCACGGCGATGTGA
- a CDS encoding LURP-one-related/scramblase family protein, with the protein MKYVVHEKMFAIGDDYWIEDEEGRRAFYVDGKVLRVRETLELQDPDGAVVAVIHRKLVSVRDAMTIERGGDVLVTVRKKRLALLHDVYRAELASGEELEIRGDLIGKEFDIEYDGERLARISRRWFSVRDAYAVDIERPDADAAMLIAVAVCVDRLVTKE; encoded by the coding sequence ATGAAATACGTGGTGCACGAGAAGATGTTCGCCATCGGCGACGACTACTGGATCGAGGACGAGGAGGGCCGCCGCGCCTTCTACGTCGACGGCAAGGTGCTGCGGGTCCGCGAGACCCTGGAACTGCAGGACCCGGACGGCGCTGTCGTGGCCGTCATCCACCGCAAGCTCGTGAGCGTCAGGGACGCCATGACCATCGAGCGGGGCGGCGACGTCCTGGTCACCGTCCGCAAGAAGCGGCTCGCCCTCCTCCACGACGTCTACCGCGCCGAGCTGGCCTCGGGCGAGGAGCTGGAGATCCGCGGTGACCTCATCGGAAAGGAATTCGACATCGAGTACGACGGTGAGCGCCTGGCCCGCATCTCGCGCCGCTGGTTCTCGGTGCGGGACGCGTACGCGGTGGACATCGAGCGGCCCGACGCGGACGCGGCGATGCTCATCGCGGTGGCGGTCTGCGTCGACCGCCTGGTCACGAAGGAGTAG
- a CDS encoding cytochrome P450: protein MSSAHAAPDILSAEFAADPYSAYRIMRAQHPLIRHEATGSYLVSRYEDVERAFKDPVFTSDNYDWQIAPVHGRTILQMDGREHSVRRALVAPAFRGRELQDRFLPVIERNAAELIDGFRATGHADLVADFATRFPVNVIVDMLGLDRSDHDRFHDWYTAIIAFLGNLSQDADVIATGLRTRAELAAYMIPVIRERRAHPGDDLLSTLCTAEIDGVAMSDEDVKAFVSLLLAAGGETTDKAVAGVFRNLLANPDQLAEVRADRSLIPAAFAETLRFTPPVHMIMRQPSQDVTLSGGTVPAGATVTCLIGAANRDPARYADPDTYNVHRADLTTANAFSAAADHLAFALGRHFCVGALLAKTEIEVGIGQLLDAMPDVVPAGGELPPEKGVFTRGPGSLPVSFTPARPLAA, encoded by the coding sequence ATGAGCTCTGCGCACGCGGCACCCGATATTCTCTCGGCCGAATTCGCGGCCGACCCCTACAGCGCGTACCGGATCATGCGCGCGCAGCACCCGCTGATCCGGCACGAAGCCACCGGCAGCTACCTCGTATCGCGGTACGAGGATGTGGAACGCGCCTTCAAGGACCCGGTGTTCACCAGTGACAACTACGACTGGCAGATCGCCCCCGTGCACGGCAGGACCATCCTCCAGATGGACGGCAGGGAGCACTCCGTACGCCGGGCGCTGGTCGCCCCGGCCTTCCGCGGCCGGGAGTTGCAGGACAGATTCCTGCCGGTCATCGAGCGCAACGCGGCGGAACTGATCGACGGCTTCCGGGCGACGGGCCACGCGGACCTGGTCGCGGACTTCGCCACCCGCTTCCCGGTCAACGTCATCGTCGACATGCTCGGCCTGGACCGCTCCGACCACGACCGCTTCCACGACTGGTACACCGCGATCATCGCCTTCCTGGGCAACCTCAGCCAGGACGCCGACGTCATCGCCACCGGTCTGCGCACCCGCGCGGAGCTGGCCGCGTACATGATCCCGGTGATCCGGGAGCGGCGCGCGCACCCGGGGGACGATCTGCTCTCGACGCTGTGCACGGCGGAGATCGACGGTGTCGCGATGTCGGACGAGGACGTGAAGGCCTTCGTCAGCCTGCTGCTCGCGGCGGGCGGCGAGACCACAGACAAGGCGGTCGCCGGGGTCTTCCGCAATCTGCTGGCCAACCCCGACCAGCTCGCGGAGGTCCGCGCCGACCGCTCGCTGATACCGGCGGCCTTCGCCGAGACGCTGCGCTTCACCCCGCCGGTGCACATGATCATGCGGCAGCCGTCGCAGGACGTGACGCTCAGCGGCGGTACGGTGCCGGCCGGCGCCACGGTGACCTGCCTGATCGGCGCGGCCAACCGCGACCCGGCGCGCTACGCGGACCCGGACACGTACAACGTCCACCGCGCGGATCTGACCACCGCCAACGCCTTCTCGGCCGCCGCCGACCACCTGGCCTTCGCGCTCGGGCGGCACTTCTGCGTGGGCGCGCTGCTGGCCAAGACGGAGATCGAGGTGGGGATAGGGCAACTGCTGGACGCCATGCCCGATGTGGTCCCGGCCGGCGGCGAACTGCCCCCCGAGAAGGGGGTCTTCACCCGGGGGCCGGGATCGCTGCCGGTGAGCTTCACCCCCGCGCGCCCGCTGGCGGCCTGA
- a CDS encoding GntR family transcriptional regulator translates to MDAPTVATPVAVKSPPAAERVYLHVKKGVLDRSYEGGTLLTEGDLADAVGVSRTPVREALLRLEAEGLLKLYPKKGALVLPVSAQEIADVVETRLLVEQHAVAKLVGALPDRLVVRLEELLAEQREHAAAGDLAAFAATDRCFHAEIVRAAGNRILAQLYDQLRDRQLRMGVAMMHAEPSRVAKNIAEHTEILDALRQGNPRQAAAAVRGHLSRVNTLARGES, encoded by the coding sequence ATGGATGCGCCAACCGTCGCGACCCCGGTCGCCGTCAAGTCGCCGCCCGCCGCCGAGCGGGTCTATCTGCACGTCAAGAAAGGCGTGCTCGACCGCAGCTACGAAGGCGGGACGCTGCTGACCGAGGGCGACCTCGCCGACGCCGTCGGGGTGTCGCGCACCCCCGTGCGCGAGGCGCTGCTGCGGCTCGAGGCGGAGGGGCTGCTCAAGCTCTATCCGAAGAAGGGCGCCCTGGTGCTGCCGGTCTCCGCGCAGGAGATCGCCGACGTCGTGGAGACCCGGCTGCTGGTCGAGCAGCACGCCGTCGCCAAGCTGGTGGGCGCGCTGCCGGACCGGCTGGTGGTCCGGCTCGAAGAGCTGCTGGCCGAGCAGCGCGAGCACGCGGCGGCCGGCGACCTGGCGGCGTTCGCGGCCACCGACCGCTGCTTCCACGCGGAGATCGTGCGCGCGGCCGGCAACCGCATCCTTGCCCAGCTCTACGACCAGCTCAGGGACCGCCAGTTGCGGATGGGGGTGGCCATGATGCACGCCGAGCCCAGCCGGGTCGCCAAGAACATCGCCGAGCACACCGAGATCCTGGACGCGCTGCGCCAGGGCAACCCCCGGCAGGCGGCGGCGGCCGTGCGCGGGCACCTGTCGCGGGTCAACACCCTGGCCCGGGGCGAGTCGTGA
- a CDS encoding maleylpyruvate isomerase family mycothiol-dependent enzyme: MTVHSKLQPYIDAWTHSIESINELVSPLAEGEWNRRTECPYWSVRDIVSHIIGFECELLGDPRPIHTLPSDLRHITSETARYTEVPVDTRRHHTAPEMTSELDYTIIRRSRQLRNESREPDAEVRAIGGGEITLEEQLWSRVFDVWVHEQDLRRALDQPGNLASAAAVLSRDYVLRSLPKLVAHDAGAKPGSAVVFDVHGPLEFMRTVRVNAEGRGSVDSAVSLGPAVTFVLDWETFLRLLTGRVRPAAVADRLKTEGDPALADAILQNIAVTR, translated from the coding sequence GTGACCGTCCACAGCAAGCTCCAGCCGTACATCGACGCCTGGACCCACTCCATAGAATCCATCAACGAACTGGTGTCCCCACTGGCCGAGGGCGAGTGGAACCGCCGCACGGAGTGCCCCTACTGGTCGGTGCGCGACATCGTGTCCCACATCATCGGTTTCGAGTGCGAACTGCTCGGTGATCCGCGCCCGATCCACACGCTTCCCAGCGACCTGCGGCACATCACGAGCGAGACCGCGCGCTACACGGAGGTGCCGGTCGACACCCGGCGCCACCACACGGCCCCCGAGATGACCTCGGAGCTGGACTACACCATCATCCGCAGGTCCCGGCAGCTGCGCAACGAGTCGCGGGAGCCGGACGCGGAGGTGCGCGCCATCGGCGGCGGCGAGATCACCCTTGAGGAGCAGCTGTGGAGTCGCGTCTTTGACGTATGGGTGCACGAGCAGGACCTGCGCAGGGCGCTCGACCAGCCCGGCAATCTGGCGTCCGCCGCGGCCGTGCTCTCCCGGGACTACGTGCTGCGGTCGCTGCCGAAGCTGGTCGCGCACGACGCGGGTGCCAAGCCCGGGTCCGCGGTGGTCTTCGACGTGCACGGGCCGCTGGAGTTCATGCGGACGGTCCGGGTCAACGCGGAGGGCCGCGGCTCGGTCGACTCGGCGGTCTCGCTCGGCCCGGCGGTGACCTTCGTCCTGGACTGGGAGACCTTCCTGCGGCTGCTGACCGGGCGGGTGCGGCCCGCCGCGGTCGCCGACCGGCTCAAGACCGAGGGCGACCCGGCGCTGGCCGACGCGATTCTGCAGAACATCGCCGTGACGCGCTGA
- a CDS encoding DUF742 domain-containing protein, producing the protein MTPGRDPGRGPVDSGEPDRLYVVTGGRSRTHEDSFDLVTLVVSEAEPARGMQSEHIRILELCRRPMAVVELSSYVGLPVGVVKILLCDLLDTGLITARHPSSAGRGRQLPPRETLKKVLLALQKL; encoded by the coding sequence ATGACCCCGGGCCGGGATCCGGGCCGCGGTCCGGTGGACAGCGGTGAGCCGGACCGGCTCTACGTCGTCACCGGCGGCAGGTCCCGCACCCACGAGGACTCCTTCGACCTGGTGACCCTGGTGGTCAGCGAGGCCGAGCCGGCCCGCGGCATGCAGTCCGAGCACATCCGGATCCTGGAGCTGTGCCGCCGGCCGATGGCCGTCGTGGAGCTGTCGTCGTACGTGGGCCTGCCGGTCGGCGTGGTCAAGATCCTGCTCTGCGACCTGCTGGACACCGGCCTGATCACCGCCCGCCACCCGTCCTCGGCGGGCCGCGGCCGCCAACTGCCGCCCCGCGAGACGTTGAAGAAGGTGCTCCTTGCCCTCCAGAAGCTCTGA
- a CDS encoding MFS transporter, giving the protein MTARTLPGDPPGGRRAVLVWGVGTLVYLVAVVHRTSLGVAGIDAADRFHIGASALSSFSILQVLVYAGMQIPVGLMVDRLGTKRVLMLGAVLFTSGQLAFALSHSYGMALAARAVLGCGDAMTFVSVLRLGSRWFPARRGPMIAQGAALFGVAGNLVSTVALSRLLHSAGWTPTFLGTAIGGAFVLLLVALFLKDHPEGYEPAPAEHAGLAYVRRQIAASWAEPGTRLGMWTHFTTQFSGMVFLLLWGLPYLVEDQGLSRGTAGSLLTLVVLANMVFGMVFGQLISRHHGARMPLTLGVIAATAAIWAVVLGWPGGQDPMWLLVLLCVVLGACGPGSMIGFDFARPANPPERFGTASGIVNIGGFTASVLTLLAVGVLLDASGDNYRVAWSSIFVLQAVGTVQILRLRRHSDRLERERIAVSRVESVHRSAAAVSGE; this is encoded by the coding sequence GTGACGGCCAGGACACTGCCGGGGGACCCGCCGGGCGGCCGGCGGGCCGTCCTGGTGTGGGGCGTCGGCACCCTCGTCTACCTGGTCGCGGTGGTGCACCGCACCAGCCTCGGCGTGGCCGGCATCGACGCCGCCGACCGCTTCCACATCGGCGCGTCCGCGCTCTCGTCGTTCTCGATCCTGCAAGTGCTGGTCTACGCGGGCATGCAGATACCCGTCGGCCTGATGGTGGACCGCCTCGGCACCAAGCGGGTGCTGATGCTGGGCGCGGTGCTCTTCACCAGCGGCCAGCTGGCCTTCGCGCTGTCGCACTCCTACGGCATGGCGCTGGCCGCCCGCGCGGTGCTGGGATGCGGTGACGCGATGACCTTCGTGAGTGTGCTGCGGCTCGGCTCGCGCTGGTTCCCGGCCCGCCGCGGGCCGATGATCGCACAGGGCGCCGCGCTGTTCGGGGTGGCCGGCAACCTGGTCTCGACCGTGGCCCTGTCCCGGCTGCTGCACTCGGCGGGCTGGACGCCGACCTTCCTGGGTACGGCGATCGGCGGCGCCTTCGTCCTGCTGCTGGTGGCGCTCTTCCTCAAGGACCACCCCGAGGGCTACGAGCCCGCGCCCGCGGAACACGCGGGACTCGCCTACGTACGGCGGCAGATCGCCGCGTCCTGGGCCGAGCCCGGCACCCGGCTGGGGATGTGGACACACTTCACCACGCAATTCTCCGGGATGGTCTTCCTGCTGCTGTGGGGCCTGCCCTACCTGGTCGAGGACCAGGGCCTGTCGCGCGGCACCGCGGGCAGCCTGCTGACCCTGGTGGTGCTGGCCAACATGGTGTTCGGGATGGTCTTCGGCCAGCTGATCTCCCGCCACCACGGCGCCAGGATGCCGCTGACGCTCGGCGTGATCGCGGCGACCGCGGCGATCTGGGCGGTGGTGCTCGGCTGGCCCGGCGGGCAGGACCCGATGTGGCTGCTCGTACTGCTGTGCGTGGTGCTGGGCGCCTGCGGCCCCGGCTCGATGATCGGCTTCGACTTCGCCCGCCCGGCCAACCCGCCCGAGCGTTTCGGTACGGCGTCCGGCATCGTCAACATCGGCGGCTTCACCGCGTCGGTGCTCACCCTGCTGGCCGTCGGTGTGCTGCTGGACGCCAGCGGCGACAACTACCGGGTGGCCTGGAGCAGCATCTTCGTCCTCCAGGCCGTCGGCACCGTGCAGATACTGCGGCTGCGCCGGCACAGCGACCGCCTGGAGCGGGAACGGATCGCGGTCAGCCGGGTGGAGAGCGTCCACCGGTCGGCCGCGGCGGTGAGCGGGGAGTGA
- a CDS encoding ATP-binding protein — protein sequence MSAAQQPAPFPPPSPSAGPPRWAPALLVHGPPVAAALAVAVVGGWAVSRTGAADRATVAVLAGATALLLGAVVALAGLWSRTAGKLAAEAARAGLAAETAGAAVAEQAALQAGLAAETARATALEREADRLTDVILPRAVEQLRSGKSAPTVLARLERSPGAAHQRLLEAVVGEVGASERMRAAVMAACANTASRVQALSTSMLADLRDMEMRHSEDVLGDLLLLDHQTAQAGRMADSIAVITGSRSGRRWTRPIVMESVLRGALGRINAYRRVRLHSASTAAVAGYAAEGVMHALAEIMDNATTFSPPTEEVHVYVQETHTGVVVTVEDGGLVMPPSTLLRAEKLVSAAPLDLRDLSGTRFGLAVVGCLARKYGLTVSFRPSSRGGTGVVVLIPPKLITRPREDWPPLPAQDLWQYDRTPAGLPARGALTDAGRTDAGRTGPGGADRARTGPERTDRERGTDRQRSDGVRTGGARTAVAPAVPLPKRARGRTLADSGHLGLIAAAAQPPSPAALERDAQARATSGERFRAFRRAALGEPPVPPLPHQARKAGRAAAAEPHTGQDTDR from the coding sequence ATGTCAGCCGCACAGCAGCCCGCGCCCTTCCCGCCTCCTTCCCCGTCCGCAGGCCCGCCCCGCTGGGCGCCGGCGCTGCTGGTCCACGGCCCGCCGGTGGCCGCCGCGCTCGCGGTCGCCGTGGTCGGCGGCTGGGCGGTGTCGCGCACCGGCGCCGCCGACCGGGCCACGGTCGCCGTGCTGGCCGGAGCGACGGCGCTGCTGCTGGGCGCAGTCGTCGCGCTCGCCGGCCTGTGGTCGCGTACGGCCGGCAAGCTCGCGGCGGAAGCCGCGCGGGCCGGCCTGGCGGCCGAGACCGCCGGGGCCGCGGTCGCGGAACAGGCCGCGCTCCAGGCCGGTCTGGCGGCCGAGACCGCGCGGGCGACGGCGCTGGAGCGGGAGGCCGACCGGCTGACCGACGTGATCCTGCCCCGGGCGGTGGAGCAGCTGCGCTCCGGCAAGTCGGCGCCGACGGTGCTGGCCAGGCTGGAGCGCTCGCCGGGCGCCGCCCACCAGCGGCTGCTGGAGGCGGTGGTCGGCGAGGTCGGCGCCAGTGAGCGGATGAGGGCCGCGGTGATGGCGGCCTGCGCAAACACCGCCAGCCGGGTGCAGGCGCTGTCCACCAGCATGCTCGCCGACCTGCGCGACATGGAGATGCGGCACAGCGAGGACGTGCTCGGCGATCTGCTGCTGCTGGACCACCAGACCGCGCAGGCGGGCCGGATGGCCGACAGCATCGCGGTGATCACCGGATCGCGCTCGGGCCGCCGCTGGACCCGGCCGATCGTCATGGAGAGCGTCCTGCGCGGCGCGCTGGGCCGGATCAACGCCTACCGCCGGGTGCGGCTGCACTCCGCCTCCACCGCGGCGGTCGCCGGTTACGCGGCCGAGGGCGTCATGCACGCGCTCGCCGAGATCATGGACAACGCGACCACCTTCTCGCCGCCGACCGAGGAGGTGCACGTCTACGTCCAGGAGACGCACACCGGGGTCGTCGTCACCGTGGAGGACGGCGGCCTGGTGATGCCGCCCTCGACGCTGCTGCGGGCCGAGAAGCTGGTGTCGGCGGCGCCGCTGGACCTGCGGGACCTGTCGGGGACCCGGTTCGGGCTCGCGGTGGTGGGCTGCCTGGCCCGCAAGTACGGCCTGACGGTGTCCTTCCGCCCGTCGTCGCGGGGAGGCACGGGTGTGGTGGTGCTGATCCCGCCGAAGCTGATCACCCGGCCGCGCGAGGACTGGCCGCCGCTGCCCGCGCAGGACCTGTGGCAGTACGACCGCACCCCGGCGGGCCTGCCCGCGCGCGGGGCGCTGACGGACGCGGGACGTACGGACGCGGGACGTACGGGCCCGGGCGGCGCGGACCGGGCGCGTACCGGCCCTGAGCGCACCGACCGGGAGCGCGGCACCGACCGGCAGCGTTCGGACGGCGTACGGACCGGCGGCGCGCGGACCGCCGTGGCGCCGGCCGTCCCGCTGCCCAAGCGGGCCAGGGGCCGCACCCTGGCCGACTCCGGGCACCTGGGCCTCATCGCCGCCGCCGCGCAGCCGCCGTCCCCGGCCGCCCTGGAGCGGGACGCGCAGGCCCGGGCCACGTCCGGCGAGCGCTTCCGGGCCTTCCGCCGGGCCGCGCTCGGCGAGCCGCCCGTACCGCCGCTGCCGCACCAGGCACGGAAGGCTGGGCGGGCCGCCGCCGCAGAACCGCACACAGGACAGGACACCGATCGATGA
- a CDS encoding DUF6879 family protein — MPQFIDASAITEFFRDGFEHTAWRLEARRAYQVDYESARFQAYLRGEDPGTGGREAWLGTIRDRTATGARVERVRLYDEPPTDYQRFLLWGTVHTVAAGEDIRYLMRTQAESYGLPARDFWLFDSRVLGEFRYDGDRSLGMQLTEDPTTVVAACRIRDAAWHHAVPYGEFAARVASAV, encoded by the coding sequence GTGCCGCAGTTCATCGACGCCTCGGCGATCACCGAGTTCTTCCGTGACGGCTTCGAGCACACGGCATGGCGCCTGGAGGCCCGGCGGGCGTACCAGGTGGACTACGAGAGCGCCCGCTTCCAGGCGTATCTGCGCGGTGAGGACCCCGGGACCGGCGGCCGGGAGGCATGGCTCGGCACGATCAGGGACCGTACTGCGACAGGCGCCCGCGTCGAGCGCGTACGGCTCTACGACGAACCGCCCACGGATTACCAGCGGTTCCTGCTGTGGGGCACCGTGCACACGGTCGCGGCGGGCGAGGACATCCGCTACCTGATGCGCACGCAGGCCGAGAGCTACGGCCTGCCCGCACGGGACTTCTGGCTGTTCGACTCCCGCGTCCTCGGAGAATTCCGCTACGACGGCGACCGTTCGCTCGGCATGCAGCTCACCGAGGACCCCACCACAGTAGTAGCCGCCTGCCGGATCCGTGACGCCGCCTGGCACCACGCGGTCCCGTACGGAGAGTTCGCCGCGCGGGTAGCCTCCGCCGTGTGA
- a CDS encoding GTP-binding protein, which yields MPSRSSERAAVRAAAAAPLRATAAEGLKIVVVGGFGVGKTTLVGSVSEIRPLSTEETMTQAGVGVDELKSSAAKTTTTVAFDFGRITLDDEMVLYLFGAPGQERFWFLWDRLFSGTLGAVVLVDTRHVADCWYSLDRLEHHGLPFIVARNNFGEPEHSLEQLREALSLPPGVPLIDCDARERDSGVEVLTALVHHLHTLSYARETTP from the coding sequence TTGCCCTCCAGAAGCTCTGAGCGCGCCGCCGTGCGCGCCGCCGCCGCAGCTCCGCTGCGTGCCACCGCCGCCGAGGGCCTGAAGATCGTCGTGGTGGGCGGCTTCGGGGTGGGCAAGACCACCCTGGTCGGCTCGGTCAGCGAGATCCGCCCGCTGAGCACCGAGGAGACGATGACGCAGGCGGGTGTGGGCGTCGACGAGCTGAAGAGCTCGGCCGCCAAGACCACCACCACCGTCGCCTTCGACTTCGGCCGGATCACCCTGGACGACGAGATGGTGCTCTACCTCTTCGGCGCCCCGGGCCAGGAGCGCTTCTGGTTCCTGTGGGACCGGCTGTTCTCCGGCACCCTGGGCGCCGTCGTGCTGGTCGACACCCGCCATGTCGCCGACTGCTGGTATTCCCTCGACCGCCTCGAACACCACGGGCTGCCCTTCATCGTGGCCCGCAACAACTTCGGGGAGCCGGAACACTCACTGGAGCAGCTGCGGGAGGCGCTGTCGCTGCCGCCCGGCGTCCCGCTGATCGACTGCGACGCGCGCGAGCGCGACTCCGGCGTCGAGGTGCTGACCGCCCTCGTCCACCACCTGCACACCCTGTCGTACGCCCGGGAGACCACGCCGTGA